The Anoplolepis gracilipes chromosome 14, ASM4749672v1, whole genome shotgun sequence genome includes a window with the following:
- the LOC140673069 gene encoding uncharacterized protein isoform X2: MPSYRPWGSTEDGRIEFESLTDETLEGALEVLRKSFFIYESISIAVDLNSEPGACEELEELCLNAAKDGVSVVAIDITSNEVVGVCFNKIQVSDNSSEKSYFEHFRDNCRYKSSKALINFMINVDSKINLFKHYNASCILELMFLATHPAYGKRRIGELLIVSSLELGKELKRDKNVRTPVTIHGNDEVTNADKIPTLASAIMTSKYSQRIAEKLHFDKLMEVSLDEFEFNGKKFSEKVDPIHEKSVLVAKRLTS, encoded by the exons ATGCCTTCCTATCGGCCTTGGGGCTCGACGGAGGATGGTCGGATAGAATTCGAATCTTTAACAGACGAGACCTTGGAGGGTGCCCTTGAGGTGTTAAGAAAGAGCTTCTTCATTTACGAGTCCATATCTATAGCTGTGGACTTAAATTCTGAACCAGGAGCATGCGAGGAACTCGAAGAGCTTTGTTTGAACGCAGCTAAGGACGGTGTCAGTGTAGTGGCTATCGATATCACCAGTAACGAGGTTGTCGGTGTCTGCTTCAACAAAATTCaa GTATCCGACAACAGTTCGGAGAAGAGCTATTTTGAGCACTTTAGAGACAACTGTCGATATAAATCATCCAAGGCTCTGATAAACTTCATGATAAATGTCGACTCGAAGATAAATCTTTTCAAGCATTACAATGCCAGTTGCATCCTCGAGCTCATGTTTCTGGCAACTCATCCAGCCTATGGAAAACGACGAATAGGTGAGCTACTAATCGTTTCGTCATTAGAGCTGGGCAAGGAACTGAAACGTGACAAAAACGTGAGGACACCTGTTACGATACACGGCAACGACGAGGTAACAAACGCTGACAAGATACCAACCTTGGCTTCGGCGATCATGACGTCCAAGTATTCGCAACGAATCGCTGAAAAACTCCATTTTGACAAGTTAATGGAAGTTTCCTTGGATGAATTCGAATTTAATGGTAAAAAGTTCAGCGAGAAAGTAGACCCGATACATGAAAAGAGTGTCTTAGTGGCCAAGAGGCTCACATCATAA
- the LOC140673069 gene encoding uncharacterized protein isoform X1: MSKTRKRMPSYRPWGSTEDGRIEFESLTDETLEGALEVLRKSFFIYESISIAVDLNSEPGACEELEELCLNAAKDGVSVVAIDITSNEVVGVCFNKIQVSDNSSEKSYFEHFRDNCRYKSSKALINFMINVDSKINLFKHYNASCILELMFLATHPAYGKRRIGELLIVSSLELGKELKRDKNVRTPVTIHGNDEVTNADKIPTLASAIMTSKYSQRIAEKLHFDKLMEVSLDEFEFNGKKFSEKVDPIHEKSVLVAKRLTS, from the exons ATGAg TAAAACACGCAAAAGGATGCCTTCCTATCGGCCTTGGGGCTCGACGGAGGATGGTCGGATAGAATTCGAATCTTTAACAGACGAGACCTTGGAGGGTGCCCTTGAGGTGTTAAGAAAGAGCTTCTTCATTTACGAGTCCATATCTATAGCTGTGGACTTAAATTCTGAACCAGGAGCATGCGAGGAACTCGAAGAGCTTTGTTTGAACGCAGCTAAGGACGGTGTCAGTGTAGTGGCTATCGATATCACCAGTAACGAGGTTGTCGGTGTCTGCTTCAACAAAATTCaa GTATCCGACAACAGTTCGGAGAAGAGCTATTTTGAGCACTTTAGAGACAACTGTCGATATAAATCATCCAAGGCTCTGATAAACTTCATGATAAATGTCGACTCGAAGATAAATCTTTTCAAGCATTACAATGCCAGTTGCATCCTCGAGCTCATGTTTCTGGCAACTCATCCAGCCTATGGAAAACGACGAATAGGTGAGCTACTAATCGTTTCGTCATTAGAGCTGGGCAAGGAACTGAAACGTGACAAAAACGTGAGGACACCTGTTACGATACACGGCAACGACGAGGTAACAAACGCTGACAAGATACCAACCTTGGCTTCGGCGATCATGACGTCCAAGTATTCGCAACGAATCGCTGAAAAACTCCATTTTGACAAGTTAATGGAAGTTTCCTTGGATGAATTCGAATTTAATGGTAAAAAGTTCAGCGAGAAAGTAGACCCGATACATGAAAAGAGTGTCTTAGTGGCCAAGAGGCTCACATCATAA